One stretch of Kogia breviceps isolate mKogBre1 chromosome 18, mKogBre1 haplotype 1, whole genome shotgun sequence DNA includes these proteins:
- the C18H19orf85 gene encoding uncharacterized protein C19orf85 homolog, producing the protein MILDYAIWGGCFMISTVGSYSRSPWPCGPGLRRPLESPGLSEPGPRELCAFVTGAAAYVLRTPHPRRARPPKRRPNRRRFLHDQVCGQFAKIEAATQHLAISILSQEAPPQRPPPQRPPPPPPSPFLGVACAVAPTEAPHAGPSLSLTALDAPTHDLFEDIVVPPECPSVPSDLSHCVLGQADLRQDPHFYDPLLPVLHALAGGNELSAPEGGWVGR; encoded by the exons atgatcctggattacGCA ATTTGGGGGGGCTGCTTCATGATCAGTACCGTGGGGAGCTACTCCAGATCACCCTGGCCATGCGGCCCGGGGCTCCGGCGGCCCCTGGAATCTCCTGGACTCTCCGAGCCCGGCCCCCGGGAGCTGTGTGCCTTCGTGACTGGGGCAGCCGCCTACGTGCTGCGCACCCCACACCCCCGGCGGGCCCGGCCCCCCAAAAGGAGGCCCAACCGCCGGAGGTTCCTGCACGACCAGGTCTGCGG GCAGTTTGCCAAGATCGAAGCTGCCACCCAGCACCTGGCCATATCCATCCTGTCCCAGGAGGCACCTCCCCAGAGACCGCCACCCCAAAGGCCAcctccaccacccccatcccccttccTGGGGGTGGCCTGTGCTGTGGCCCCCACTGAGGCACCCCACGCTGGCCCCAGCCTGAGTCTCACTGCCCTGGACGCCCCCACCCATGACCTCTTTGAGGACATTGTGGTCCCCCCAGAGTGTCCCTCAGTGCCATCTGACCTGTCCCATTGTGTGCTGGGCCAGGCGGACCTGAGGCAGGACCCACACTTCTACGACCCCCTGCTCCCTGTCCTGCATGCCCTGGCGGGAGGGAATGAGCTCTCGGCTCCTGAGGGGGGTTGGGTGGGCAGGTGA